One part of the Sphingobacterium sp. LZ7M1 genome encodes these proteins:
- a CDS encoding TrkH family potassium uptake protein yields the protein MDSIFSFLKYIFRYKKKTVDQIVFYVSLISAVTMVVHVGYITDPEVAVITEDAVVALYYGLFLFEIIRTASSILVARRINVSHYTGVLVSAYFLLITISRITGGFLSTFAKDEWLYLGIAIIFLSELSKNSLFFDNFYFNPTILFVISFLGLIILGAFLLMLPRTTLEAPLSFVDAFFMATSAVCITGLSTTDISTNFSLFGQSVIMALIQVGGLGIMTFTGFFGYFFSGGFSFKNQLMFGEILGENKLNSVISTLLTIIFITLLFELIGAIMIFASLEAKYFDSVGEMIFFSCFHAISGFCNAGFTIIKDGVTSDEYRFNYNFQLAVASMFILGGFGFGTIFNLYTWVQEKVKSMVRRLIQKKSYRYKPQVFSFNSRFIVVCNVTVILLATLSFFILEQNHSLMADKSSFGKWVTSIFMANSTRSAGFNSVDLNFINIPTLIMFVTLMWIGVSPGSTGGGVKVTTIAIALMNIVALAKGKESIEINKRKIASESVNKAFAIILLSVLTITLSFILLNFSDPNQQMIPLLFESVSAYTTCGLSLGITSSLTATSKIILMFTMFVGRVGMLTLLVAFIKNTKNKSYIYPTEKVLF from the coding sequence ATGGATTCGATATTTAGCTTCCTAAAATATATATTTCGTTATAAAAAGAAAACCGTAGATCAGATTGTTTTTTATGTCAGTTTGATCAGTGCTGTAACCATGGTTGTGCATGTAGGTTACATTACGGATCCGGAGGTTGCAGTAATTACCGAGGATGCAGTTGTAGCTCTATATTATGGTCTTTTTCTTTTTGAGATCATTCGAACTGCCTCATCAATACTCGTAGCACGGCGAATTAATGTGTCGCACTATACAGGGGTATTGGTCAGTGCCTATTTCCTGTTAATAACGATTTCGAGGATTACAGGTGGTTTCTTATCTACTTTTGCAAAAGACGAATGGTTATATCTTGGGATTGCCATTATATTCCTCTCAGAACTTTCGAAAAACAGCCTTTTCTTTGATAATTTCTACTTCAATCCGACCATATTATTTGTCATCAGTTTCTTGGGATTGATTATTCTAGGTGCGTTTCTGTTGATGCTGCCTCGTACGACACTGGAAGCGCCATTAAGTTTTGTCGACGCTTTTTTTATGGCCACAAGCGCCGTCTGTATCACAGGGCTTTCCACAACGGATATTTCGACCAATTTTTCTCTTTTTGGGCAATCCGTCATTATGGCCTTGATCCAAGTAGGTGGATTAGGGATCATGACCTTTACGGGATTCTTTGGGTATTTCTTTTCAGGAGGTTTTTCCTTCAAAAATCAATTGATGTTCGGAGAGATCTTAGGCGAAAACAAACTGAATTCTGTAATCTCCACTCTACTGACCATCATCTTTATCACTCTTCTTTTCGAACTGATCGGTGCCATTATGATTTTTGCCTCATTAGAAGCTAAATATTTTGACTCGGTTGGAGAGATGATTTTCTTTTCTTGCTTTCATGCCATTTCAGGATTCTGTAATGCAGGTTTTACCATTATTAAAGATGGGGTAACCAGCGATGAATACCGGTTCAACTATAATTTTCAATTGGCGGTAGCATCCATGTTTATTTTAGGAGGTTTCGGTTTTGGAACCATATTTAACCTATATACTTGGGTTCAGGAAAAAGTGAAATCTATGGTCCGTAGATTGATACAGAAGAAAAGTTATCGATATAAACCGCAGGTTTTTTCATTCAATTCCAGGTTTATTGTAGTCTGTAATGTCACAGTTATTCTTTTGGCTACACTTTCTTTCTTTATTCTGGAACAAAATCATAGTCTGATGGCGGATAAATCCTCTTTTGGAAAATGGGTAACTTCCATTTTCATGGCGAACTCTACCCGCTCAGCTGGATTTAATAGTGTGGACTTAAACTTTATCAATATTCCCACATTGATCATGTTTGTGACCTTGATGTGGATTGGAGTTTCACCAGGATCAACAGGGGGTGGAGTAAAAGTAACGACCATTGCCATCGCCTTGATGAATATTGTGGCGCTTGCCAAAGGGAAAGAATCCATCGAAATCAATAAACGCAAAATTGCATCTGAATCAGTGAATAAAGCCTTTGCCATTATTCTGCTATCCGTTCTGACCATTACCTTAAGCTTTATCTTATTGAATTTTTCAGATCCAAATCAACAGATGATTCCTTTGTTGTTTGAATCCGTTTCTGCATATACAACCTGTGGTTTATCCCTTGGAATAACCTCTTCCTTAACGGCGACGAGTAAGATTATTTTAATGTTTACCATGTTTGTAGGAAGGGTAGGAATGCTAACCTTATTGGTTGCATTTATTAAAAACACAAAGAACAAAAGTTATATTTATCCAACTGAAAAAGTATTGTTTTAA
- a CDS encoding YfhO family protein, protein MKTWFKENQNHLIIIGIFLLLVVFYFTPVWQGKTLLQSDVMQARGSQKEIFDYREKDGTTPLWTNSMFGGMPTYQIWYDHANNITTHIGPAIRAIFPPPADVLLMFLLGGYFLFAVLRMKPWVAAIGAVALAFSSYNMIYVEAGHINKAYAIAYFAPIIGSVILCYRGSKFWGPSLLALFLALELRANHIQMTYYLFLALLVLVGFELYYAIRDKKLNNFLKATGLQLIGVVVAVLVNASVLFPTYEYSKETIRGKANISKTDDSGKSAAGLDKEYAYAWSQGIGENITFLIPNAYGGRSGGTLTPESNTIKTLQKIGASKEEALQYANRLFPTYWGEKQFTSGPWYFGAGIIFLFVLALFVVKDRLKWWILAATLLTILLSFGRHLPFISDLFFDYFPMYNKFRAVESILVIPSVLIPLLAIMGLNEIITRGNEIKDLDKKVLYSGGAVALLCLLIAVMPSLLSLRISNHQDYVASLQQYIQDPSLASELANSLLKDRADMASNDAWRSFFIVVLTFAFVWFFVKKKLNAGILIAAVAVITLVDLWSVDKRYLNTESFVDKSIYEKPIPEREVDQLIHLDKDLSYRVFDLTTSPFNDASASYFHKSIGGYHAAKLMRFQELLEHQFNGNFNEDVLDMLNVRYVITKDQSNNSDRIQRRSSALGNAWFVNNVKFVNSNQAEMDALGTFDPKKEAIVNEGLKGQLGDKSIGQPNNAEIKLTSYHPDTLKYEYSAGNNVFAVFSEIYYDKGWKAYVDGEEVPIIRTDYLLRGLSLPGGNHKVEFVFSPNSMRISNIISLIASITLVLGLGFAIWLSIKHRKEKAK, encoded by the coding sequence ATGAAAACTTGGTTTAAGGAAAATCAGAATCACTTAATCATTATAGGCATCTTCTTGCTTCTAGTGGTGTTTTATTTTACGCCAGTATGGCAAGGCAAAACCTTACTACAAAGTGACGTGATGCAAGCTCGTGGTAGTCAGAAAGAAATTTTTGATTATAGAGAAAAAGACGGTACGACTCCATTATGGACTAATTCAATGTTCGGAGGGATGCCAACCTACCAAATTTGGTATGATCATGCCAATAATATCACCACCCACATCGGACCTGCTATTCGAGCTATATTTCCTCCGCCAGCGGATGTCTTGCTCATGTTCCTCCTAGGTGGATATTTCCTCTTCGCTGTATTGCGAATGAAGCCTTGGGTCGCGGCCATTGGTGCCGTCGCACTCGCGTTTTCATCCTATAATATGATATATGTCGAAGCTGGGCACATCAATAAGGCCTATGCTATCGCTTATTTCGCGCCTATTATCGGTTCGGTTATCCTCTGCTATCGCGGCAGCAAGTTTTGGGGACCTAGTCTACTGGCCCTATTCTTGGCACTTGAACTCAGGGCAAACCACATCCAGATGACCTATTACCTTTTCCTTGCCTTATTGGTATTGGTTGGGTTTGAGTTATATTACGCTATCCGTGACAAAAAATTGAACAATTTCTTAAAAGCTACAGGTTTGCAGCTGATCGGGGTTGTTGTCGCAGTTTTGGTCAATGCATCGGTGTTGTTCCCAACTTATGAATATAGCAAGGAAACCATCCGCGGAAAAGCGAACATCAGCAAAACAGATGATTCTGGTAAATCTGCCGCAGGTCTAGATAAGGAATATGCCTATGCGTGGAGCCAAGGTATTGGTGAAAATATTACCTTTTTGATACCAAATGCCTATGGTGGCCGTTCTGGAGGAACATTAACCCCAGAATCCAATACCATTAAAACCTTACAGAAAATTGGTGCATCCAAAGAAGAAGCTCTGCAGTATGCAAATAGACTTTTCCCTACTTATTGGGGTGAAAAACAATTTACCTCTGGACCTTGGTATTTTGGTGCAGGCATAATTTTCTTATTTGTCCTAGCGCTATTCGTGGTAAAAGACCGATTAAAATGGTGGATTTTAGCAGCAACCTTGCTGACTATTTTGCTTTCGTTTGGTCGTCACTTGCCATTTATATCCGATCTATTCTTTGACTACTTCCCAATGTACAACAAATTCCGGGCTGTAGAATCAATTTTGGTTATCCCTTCGGTATTGATCCCACTTCTTGCAATCATGGGATTGAACGAGATTATTACTCGTGGAAATGAAATCAAAGATCTAGATAAAAAAGTATTATATTCTGGTGGAGCCGTTGCTTTGCTGTGTCTGCTTATTGCAGTTATGCCTAGTTTGCTTTCTCTACGTATTTCAAACCATCAGGATTATGTTGCCTCATTGCAACAATATATTCAAGACCCAAGTTTAGCTAGTGAATTGGCCAATTCATTGTTGAAGGACCGTGCTGATATGGCTTCAAATGATGCTTGGCGTTCTTTCTTTATTGTGGTGTTGACATTCGCCTTTGTATGGTTTTTCGTTAAGAAAAAACTTAATGCGGGAATCTTGATTGCTGCGGTAGCCGTTATTACCCTAGTAGATCTTTGGTCAGTAGATAAAAGGTATTTAAACACAGAATCTTTTGTAGACAAGAGTATCTATGAAAAACCGATCCCTGAAAGAGAAGTTGATCAATTGATACATTTGGACAAAGACCTTTCTTATAGAGTATTTGATCTGACGACAAGTCCGTTCAATGATGCCAGTGCTTCTTACTTCCACAAGAGCATCGGTGGATACCATGCTGCCAAATTGATGCGCTTCCAAGAATTATTGGAACATCAATTCAATGGCAACTTTAATGAAGATGTGTTGGACATGTTGAATGTACGATATGTCATCACAAAAGATCAAAGCAACAATTCAGATAGGATCCAACGCAGAAGCTCTGCATTAGGAAATGCCTGGTTTGTGAACAATGTTAAATTTGTCAACAGCAACCAAGCTGAGATGGATGCCTTGGGTACCTTTGATCCGAAAAAAGAGGCCATTGTAAACGAAGGATTGAAAGGCCAATTAGGGGACAAATCCATTGGTCAGCCAAATAACGCTGAAATTAAATTGACATCTTACCATCCTGATACCTTGAAATATGAATATTCGGCAGGGAACAATGTCTTTGCAGTATTCTCTGAGATCTATTATGACAAAGGCTGGAAAGCTTACGTTGATGGCGAAGAAGTGCCTATCATCAGAACTGATTACCTATTGAGAGGTTTATCCCTACCAGGCGGTAACCACAAAGTAGAATTTGTTTTTTCACCAAATTCTATGCGAATCAGCAATATCATTTCACTGATTGCATCCATTACCCTTGTTTTAGGTCTAGGATTCGCAATTTGGTTATCTATCAAACATAGAAAAGAAAAAGCCAAATAA
- a CDS encoding ribonuclease HII: protein MNSITLLSTFQRDFIEAGCDEAGRGCLAGPVFAAAVVFPADYCNPVLNDSKKLSEKKRMELRPIIEQEALAYAVASVSAEEIDKINIHKASYLAMHKALDMLAVKPGFLIIDGNKFIPYPNVPHSCIIKGDGKYLSIAAASILAKTYRDEYMENIAVDYPDYDWMQNKGYPTIKHRQAVLKLGLTPHHRKTFRVTDPQLTLF from the coding sequence ATGAATTCAATTACTTTACTTTCAACTTTTCAGCGGGACTTTATTGAAGCGGGATGTGATGAGGCTGGCCGAGGTTGTTTGGCAGGGCCTGTATTTGCAGCGGCTGTGGTATTTCCGGCGGATTATTGTAATCCCGTATTGAATGATTCCAAGAAGCTCTCGGAGAAGAAACGCATGGAATTAAGGCCAATTATTGAGCAGGAAGCCTTGGCTTATGCCGTTGCGAGTGTTTCGGCTGAAGAGATTGATAAGATCAATATCCATAAAGCCTCTTATTTGGCGATGCACAAGGCTTTAGATATGCTTGCTGTGAAACCAGGTTTCCTGATCATTGATGGCAATAAATTTATTCCTTATCCCAATGTGCCTCATTCCTGTATAATAAAGGGTGATGGCAAGTACCTCTCCATTGCGGCAGCTTCGATCTTGGCAAAGACCTATCGCGATGAGTACATGGAAAACATTGCTGTTGATTATCCAGATTATGATTGGATGCAGAATAAAGGCTACCCGACCATAAAACATAGGCAAGCGGTCTTAAAGTTGGGGTTGACCCCTCACCATAGAAAAACCTTTAGGGTCACTGATCCGCAGTTGACCTTGTTTTAG
- a CDS encoding TrkA family potassium uptake protein — protein MKYIVLGLGHFGRSLAIHLTELGHEVIAADKNMSIVEQTKDRITHTVCLDSTDRDAVSSLPLRESNAVIVAIGEEEGASLMTVALLKQLKVKRIIGRVVSDLQKTVLEAMNIDEYIMPEEEAAERLAMRLDNIDIVDSFKISEKYSIIETKVPSKYVGMTLKDADLTNKYKVIVLTTVHVENETTKDGSTRVNKEASGIAKSDTVLMENDLLVLFGELANIKDLIQKG, from the coding sequence ATGAAGTATATAGTATTAGGATTAGGGCATTTTGGGAGATCTTTGGCAATCCACCTTACCGAGCTAGGACATGAAGTAATCGCGGCTGATAAAAACATGAGCATTGTTGAACAGACCAAAGACCGCATTACCCATACCGTATGTCTGGACAGTACCGACCGTGATGCGGTCAGTTCATTGCCCTTAAGGGAAAGTAATGCCGTTATTGTAGCGATCGGTGAGGAAGAAGGTGCAAGTTTGATGACAGTGGCTCTTCTAAAACAACTGAAAGTAAAACGGATTATTGGTCGGGTAGTTTCAGATTTACAAAAGACTGTACTGGAAGCCATGAACATTGATGAATATATTATGCCGGAAGAAGAGGCCGCAGAGCGTTTAGCGATGCGTTTGGATAATATTGATATTGTTGACTCCTTTAAGATATCTGAAAAATACAGTATTATCGAAACAAAAGTTCCTAGCAAATACGTGGGAATGACCTTAAAAGATGCCGATCTGACCAATAAATACAAGGTTATTGTCCTGACGACTGTTCATGTAGAAAATGAAACCACTAAGGATGGTTCCACTCGGGTGAACAAAGAGGCTTCAGGGATTGCAAAATCCGATACCGTATTAATGGAAAACGACCTTCTGGTCCTATTTGGTGAACTGGCAAATATTAAAGATTTGATTCAGAAAGGTTAA
- the rsgA gene encoding ribosome small subunit-dependent GTPase A yields the protein MRGLVTKSTGSWYQVLDDDGKRYECRIKGIFRTQGIKTTNPIAVGDRVEFEIEHGQQSAVITKLEPRKNYIIRRSVNLSKQTQIIGANLDLALLVVTLASPPTSTGFIDRFLVTAEAYGIPAALVFNKLDLFSEEGLEILAEYMAIYENLGYPCYTVSALEKENIEELNEVLKDKITLISGHSGVGKSTLINAIIPGADLKTGNISDWSDKGKHTTTFAEMIDLPFGGKLIDTPGIRELGIVDIEPQELSHYFPEMRNLLNQCKFHNCRHINEPGCAVLDALENGEIEPSRYDSYLSIYNNENNRN from the coding sequence ATGCGCGGACTTGTAACAAAATCTACCGGTAGTTGGTACCAAGTTTTGGATGATGATGGAAAAAGATATGAATGTCGGATAAAAGGAATATTCAGAACCCAAGGTATTAAAACAACTAACCCCATTGCTGTGGGGGATAGGGTGGAGTTTGAAATTGAGCATGGCCAACAAAGCGCAGTTATCACTAAACTTGAACCGAGGAAAAACTATATCATTCGTAGATCAGTAAACCTTTCCAAACAAACTCAAATTATTGGTGCAAATCTAGATCTAGCACTCTTGGTGGTTACTTTGGCCTCGCCACCTACATCTACTGGCTTTATCGATAGATTTCTGGTAACAGCCGAAGCTTATGGGATTCCAGCGGCACTTGTATTCAACAAATTGGACCTTTTTTCTGAAGAGGGCCTTGAGATCTTGGCAGAATACATGGCCATTTATGAAAACTTGGGTTACCCATGTTATACCGTATCCGCATTGGAAAAGGAAAATATAGAAGAACTGAATGAAGTTTTAAAAGACAAGATTACCCTCATTTCTGGTCACTCAGGCGTTGGAAAATCTACTTTGATCAATGCCATTATTCCAGGAGCCGATCTTAAAACCGGTAATATTTCCGACTGGTCTGATAAAGGAAAGCATACAACTACCTTCGCAGAGATGATCGATCTTCCGTTCGGTGGGAAGCTTATCGATACTCCGGGGATTCGAGAATTGGGAATCGTGGATATCGAGCCCCAAGAACTTTCACATTATTTCCCTGAAATGCGAAACCTCCTTAATCAATGTAAATTCCATAATTGTAGACATATCAATGAGCCGGGATGTGCTGTTTTGGACGCATTGGAAAATGGTGAAATTGAACCCTCACGCTACGATAGCTATCTGAGTATCTACAATAACGAAAACAACAGGAATTAA
- a CDS encoding outer membrane beta-barrel protein codes for MDRLLKALICLCFMAMGITVYGQSGRVVSGMLRDTESRPISGASVRLITASDTIATSSTNAGFYTFENVKATKFKIRVSSLGFSPFEKEVDFPEGQKEIQIPSFELAVNENQIEEVVIQGVLTVQVKGDTVEYSTKDLKLREGSVAEDALKKLQGVEVDKDGNVTAQGETVTKVRINGKDFFGGDVKTATQNLPANIIEKIQVVDDYGDMANVTGNKSGESEKIINIQIDPKYNKGFMTTLRAGYGSEDRYQATGMWMGMTDKTQVSILGNLNNVNASLFDFRTIGGGARMRQGGGGRPGGGGGMFGGASGLTDVGSIGVNIRHDFSETLKVYGSYSFGRDDNTTLTNSLTNYIMGADGGNLEQSSDSTANNIVSSHRFEANLEWNISDKDYIKLTPQVGFSGTTSNSNSVSNWFDFQENTETRDNRVESGSLDAPRFGISGLYNRKLNDRGRNFFMNFNYDNAATTQDYQGVLDRLIQDPNNANTSMAEIYEQTIREVNNKSWNAGASVSYLEPVSQHGKIEIQYDFNKNNYNNKQNQDAFDEEGDALPNLDDRILNYHYDQDYSFTTHRIGANYAFENDKVKYSIGAAVLPSLLKGTASSDADNAIIDRSNLNWMPIARFEYKFSRQKNLSINYNGSSTEPNINQILPYAVGNSSTNIVYGNPNLNPEFRHRMMLRFRGGDFQKGNTFFAMVNGNLTSDKIVSFVKRENNPTGGLISETRYLNEEDPVYNLNSFYHFGKSLKEKTYNLMLMGGVSYNKNISYTARELSATEGMKNISNNWVFMQGLMFRYNPSENFELNPGVRYSYNYTRNSLGDFNNNVSSWTPTLIGSVNITPTTIFGADLSKSFNSGYGPLTNANPFIINSYIEQRLLKGQRGTIRFQAFDLLNEQTNLSRTVQENMTIDRQTNRLGRYFMLTFTFKLQKFSGVAPTDNDGMPPGMRRPRM; via the coding sequence ATGGATAGATTATTGAAAGCCTTGATATGCTTATGCTTCATGGCAATGGGAATTACCGTATACGGTCAATCTGGCCGTGTCGTATCTGGGATGCTTCGGGATACCGAATCAAGACCCATATCAGGAGCGTCAGTGCGGTTGATAACGGCATCTGACACCATAGCAACTAGCTCTACCAATGCTGGTTTCTATACCTTTGAAAATGTTAAAGCCACCAAATTTAAGATCAGGGTAAGCAGCCTAGGCTTCTCACCTTTTGAAAAGGAAGTGGACTTTCCTGAAGGGCAAAAGGAAATCCAAATCCCTAGCTTTGAATTGGCCGTCAATGAAAACCAGATCGAAGAGGTGGTGATCCAAGGCGTACTGACTGTTCAGGTAAAGGGGGATACCGTAGAATACTCTACCAAAGACCTCAAACTCCGCGAAGGATCAGTTGCTGAAGACGCCCTTAAGAAATTACAGGGGGTTGAAGTCGACAAAGACGGAAACGTAACGGCCCAAGGTGAAACTGTAACCAAAGTCAGGATCAACGGGAAAGACTTTTTCGGTGGAGACGTCAAAACCGCTACCCAAAACCTTCCGGCCAATATTATCGAAAAAATTCAGGTTGTAGATGACTATGGTGACATGGCCAATGTGACCGGAAATAAATCTGGTGAATCGGAAAAGATCATCAATATCCAAATTGACCCTAAATATAATAAAGGCTTTATGACAACCCTTCGTGCCGGGTACGGTTCTGAAGATCGATACCAAGCAACAGGTATGTGGATGGGGATGACCGATAAAACTCAAGTCTCAATCTTGGGTAACCTAAACAACGTGAATGCGTCCCTGTTTGACTTCCGTACCATTGGCGGTGGTGCAAGGATGCGTCAAGGTGGTGGTGGCCGACCGGGCGGTGGCGGTGGAATGTTTGGCGGCGCATCGGGTCTAACTGATGTTGGATCCATCGGGGTCAATATCCGTCATGACTTCTCTGAAACGCTTAAAGTATATGGTAGCTACTCTTTTGGTCGGGATGATAATACAACATTGACGAATAGTTTGACAAACTATATCATGGGTGCTGATGGTGGTAACCTGGAGCAAAGTTCTGACTCCACTGCAAATAATATTGTTTCAAGCCATCGCTTTGAAGCTAATTTAGAATGGAATATCTCAGACAAGGATTATATAAAATTAACACCTCAGGTAGGGTTTTCTGGAACTACTTCAAACTCAAATTCTGTTAGTAACTGGTTTGATTTCCAAGAAAATACGGAAACCCGGGATAATAGGGTAGAAAGTGGAAGCTTGGATGCACCTAGGTTTGGTATCAGTGGTCTTTATAATAGAAAATTAAATGATAGGGGAAGGAATTTCTTCATGAACTTCAATTATGACAATGCCGCTACTACCCAGGATTACCAAGGCGTATTGGATCGCTTAATACAAGATCCTAACAACGCCAATACCAGCATGGCTGAAATCTATGAACAAACTATCCGTGAAGTCAACAACAAAAGTTGGAATGCAGGGGCTAGTGTATCATATCTAGAACCAGTATCCCAACATGGAAAGATTGAAATCCAGTACGATTTCAATAAAAACAATTATAACAATAAACAGAATCAGGATGCCTTTGATGAAGAAGGTGATGCATTACCTAATTTAGATGATCGTATCCTTAATTATCACTACGATCAAGATTATTCTTTTACCACACATAGAATTGGAGCAAATTATGCTTTTGAAAACGATAAGGTAAAATACTCCATTGGTGCTGCGGTTCTGCCGTCACTATTAAAAGGTACGGCCTCCAGCGATGCAGATAATGCAATTATCGATCGTTCAAACCTGAACTGGATGCCTATTGCAAGATTTGAATATAAGTTCTCTAGACAAAAGAACCTGAGCATCAATTATAATGGGTCTTCGACAGAACCTAATATCAATCAGATTCTTCCTTATGCGGTCGGAAACTCTTCTACCAACATCGTTTATGGTAACCCGAACCTGAATCCTGAATTCAGACATAGGATGATGTTGAGGTTCCGTGGAGGCGATTTCCAAAAAGGGAACACTTTCTTTGCGATGGTTAATGGTAACTTGACTTCAGATAAGATCGTATCTTTCGTAAAACGCGAAAACAATCCTACAGGTGGTTTGATTTCCGAAACTAGGTACCTGAATGAAGAAGATCCGGTATATAACCTAAACTCATTTTACCACTTCGGAAAATCGCTGAAGGAAAAAACCTACAACTTGATGTTGATGGGAGGGGTGAGCTATAACAAGAACATTTCCTATACCGCTAGGGAATTGAGTGCGACCGAAGGGATGAAGAATATTTCCAACAACTGGGTATTTATGCAAGGATTGATGTTCAGATACAATCCATCTGAAAACTTTGAATTGAACCCAGGAGTAAGATACTCGTATAACTACACGAGAAACTCACTTGGTGATTTTAACAATAACGTTTCTTCTTGGACACCTACCTTGATAGGATCGGTGAACATCACGCCTACTACCATATTTGGTGCTGACCTTTCCAAGTCATTCAATAGTGGATATGGACCATTGACAAATGCCAATCCATTTATCATCAATTCTTACATCGAACAAAGACTTTTGAAGGGCCAACGCGGAACCATCCGTTTCCAAGCATTCGACTTACTGAATGAGCAAACCAACCTTTCAAGGACCGTTCAAGAAAACATGACCATCGACAGGCAAACAAACCGCCTAGGTCGTTACTTCATGCTTACATTCACATTCAAGCTTCAAAAATTCTCCGGAGTAGCACCAACCGACAACGACGGCATGCCTCCAGGAATGAGAAGACCTAGGATGTAG